A single genomic interval of Calypte anna isolate BGI_N300 chromosome 3, bCalAnn1_v1.p, whole genome shotgun sequence harbors:
- the AMD1 gene encoding S-adenosylmethionine decarboxylase proenzyme, which yields MKENGAHFFEGTEKLLEVWFARQQPAQQEPHQSKGSGDLRTIPRIEWDKLLENVHCLIISVTKTDKQEAYVLSESSMFVSKRRFILKTCGTTLLLQALVPLLELAREYSGFDSIQSFFYSRKNFMKPSHQEYPHRNFQEEVEFLNEIFPNGAAYCMGRMNSDCWYLYTLDFPESRISNQPDQTLEILMSELDPVVMDQFYMKDGVTANDVTRMSGIRDLIPGSVIDATMFNPCGYSMNGMKSDGTYWTIHITPEPEFSYVSFETNISQTSYDDLIRKVVEVFKPGKFVTTLFVNQSSKCRTVFSSAQKIEGFKRLDHQIAQFSDYNFVFTSFTKNCQQQHS from the exons ATGAAGGAGAACGGTGCACACTTCTTCGAAGGGACCGAGAAGCTGTTGGAGGTGTGGTTCGCCCGGCAGCAGCCCGCGCAGCAGGAGCCGCATCAGAGCAAGGGGTCCGGCGATCTCCGCACCATACCCAG GATTGAGTGGGACAAACTTCTGGAGAATGTGCATTGTTTGATCATAAGTGTGACAAAAACTGACAAGCAGGAAGCTTATGTACTCAG TGAGAGTAGCATGTTTGTCTCCAAGAGACGTTTCATTTTGAAGACGTGTGGTACCACCCTCTTACTGCAAGCACTGGTTCCCCTGTTGGAGCTTGCTAGGGAGTACAGTGGGTTTGACTCAATTCAG AGCTTCTTTTATTCACGTAAGAATTTCATGAAGCCTTCCCACCAGGAGTACCCACATAGGAATTTCCAGGAAGAAGTGGAGTTTCTTAATGAAATTTTCCCAA ATGGAGCAGCTTATTGCATGGGGCGTATGAATTCTGATTGCTG GTACCTGTACACCCTGGATTTCCCAGAGAGTCGGATATCCAATCAGCctgatcagacactggaaattCTGATGAGTGAGCTTGACCCAGTAGTTATGGACCAGTTCTACATGAAAGATGGTGTTACTGCAAATGATGTCACTCGT aTGAGTGGAATTCGTGACCTGATACCAGGTTCTGTTATTGATGCTACAATGTTCAATCCTTGTGGGTATTCAATGAATGGGATGAAATCGGAT ggaactTACTGGACTATTCACATCACTCCAGAACCAGAGTTTTCTTATGTTAGTTTCGAAACAAACATAAGTCAAACCTCATATGATGACCTGATTAGAAAAGTTGTAGAGGTTTTCAAGCCAGGAAAATTTGTGACAACCCTCTTTGTTAATCAG agCTCTAAATGTCGTacagtgttttcttctgcccAGAAGATTGAGGGGTTTAAGCGTCTTGATCACCAAATTGCCCAATTCAGTGATTATAATTTCGTTTTTACCAGTTTCACAAAGAATTGCCAGCAACAGCACAGTTGa